The genomic window TTAACACCCGCGCCGGACATGAAGCCGGGGAAGGGAAGCGGCAATGGCGTCATTATGAAAGTATCGGGACTTGCGCTCTTTCATGCCGTTACGCACGGACCTTTCTCCGACGGATTCAAACGGGAACCGCTTTTTATGCAGGTGATGCAATTAGGGCGCATGACGCATCCGGACCCGAGAGCCTCGCTTGCCGCATATGCGGTTGCACGTATCATTGCGACGGTATTACATGACCCAGTCCCGTCCCCCGGCGTGTCCCCATCAAAATACGACTGGCATGTGGATGGTTTGCTTGGCGACCTTGCCCAGGAGATCACACATATCGAGGATGGTCTTATGTACGGCGTTTCCCAATTTTCGGATGATCCGCTCTCGTGGCGACTGGGAAGGCTCTCTGTGGACGGAGATGCACTTGTGTATGATAGGGAAGCGCTCCGGAAAGAAATAGGTACGGCATGCTTCGCGCTTGAATCAGGGCCCTTTGCTATCGGGACGTTTCTGCTGAATCCCACGAACTTCAAAAGCGGGGTGCTTGAGGCGATAAACGCGGGCGGGGATACGGATTCCAACGCGTCCATCGTGGGCGCCTTGATAGGCGCAAACTGCGGAGCAGAAGCTATCCCCCAAGACTGGATACGCTTTAATCCTAAATTTCAGGAAGCATTCGGGCTCGGTGAAGCGCTCTGCAAAGCGGCTCTGACGACATAGTTCTTTACATCATCCGGAGGGGGTTATAATAGGTAATCCCCTTCCGGAAATTTTTTCCGATACAAATTAGGATATAGAGAATTGTATCCATGCGTGAATATTTTGATACGCATGGACACAGTTCTCTATCTCCTTTACGGGGATAGAAAGTACCTTTATATACCATCTCAGTAATGGGAAACAGGAGCGATTCATGAAACGAAAAAAAAGAAAATCGCCTAAAATACGGCGGGTGTTCAAGGGGAAACTGCTCAAGGTTTTTGTGAAAAAAGTC from bacterium includes these protein-coding regions:
- a CDS encoding ADP-ribosylglycohydrolase family protein translates to MNKPTLLSRIQGCLLGVRIGDAMGVPWEMYARDQIMEETGGKGVTGFQNSKNRRFEEMRDLALGEISDDTIFTDVVVRSLIRCKGFDLGDSAREHLAAFEGPIFGMGRATRSGLQSLKEGRDPLTPAPDMKPGKGSGNGVIMKVSGLALFHAVTHGPFSDGFKREPLFMQVMQLGRMTHPDPRASLAAYAVARIIATVLHDPVPSPGVSPSKYDWHVDGLLGDLAQEITHIEDGLMYGVSQFSDDPLSWRLGRLSVDGDALVYDREALRKEIGTACFALESGPFAIGTFLLNPTNFKSGVLEAINAGGDTDSNASIVGALIGANCGAEAIPQDWIRFNPKFQEAFGLGEALCKAALTT